Proteins from a genomic interval of Plutella xylostella chromosome 24, ilPluXylo3.1, whole genome shotgun sequence:
- the LOC105392613 gene encoding LIM domain-binding protein 2 isoform X3, which produces MRKKGNRNIMSVGLQRRVPALDEAGGGVPAAWKSNNDSPFPTFAPPAGSPAGPAFAASPAPSTPGPAGFGGPPYAAPGPFGSPSARPGSGGGFPPGPPQQGHFPGPGFAPPGSPFHPHAPHPPMPPHPHMMAPLPPPVDRRHAPYFGQPDYRVYELNKRLQQRTEDSDNLWWDAFATEFFEDDATLTLTFCLEDGPKRYTIGRTLIPRYFRSIYEGGVSELYYTMRQPKESFHNTSITLDCDHCTMVTHHGKPMFTKVCTEGRLILEFTFDDLMRIKSWHLAVRAHRELIPRQAVHPPDHAALDQLSKNITRQGITNSTLNYLRLCVILEPMQELMSRHKAYALSPRDCLKTTLFQKWQRMVAPPESQRPASKRRKRKGSAGANAAPPAPAKKRSPGPNFSLASQDVMVVGEPSLMGGEFGDEDERLITRLENTQYEGEGVEWSAPPPASPAKTPPGTH; this is translated from the exons ATGTCGGTGGGCCTCCAGCGGCGCGTGCCGGCCCTCGACGAGGCCGGGGGCGGAGTGCCGGCGGCATGGAAGAGCAACAACGACTCCCCGTTCCCGACCTTCGCGCCGCCGGCCGGGTCGCCAGCCGGCCCGGCGTTCGCGGCGTCCCCCGCGCCGTCGACCCCCGGCCCGGCGGGGTTCGGGGGGCCGCCGTACGCCGCGCCCGGCCCGTTCGGGTCGCCGTCGGCGCGGCCCGGCTCCGGCGGCGGCTTCCCCCCGGGCCCCCCGCAGCAGGGCCACTTCCCGGGCCCGGGGTTCGCGCCGCCGGGGTCGCCGTTCCACCCGCACGCGCCGCACCCGCCCATGCCGCCGCATCCGCACATGATGGCGCCGCTGCCGCCCCCTGTTGACAG GAGGCACGCACCATATTTTGGACAACCAGACTACAGAGTTTATGAACTTAATAAACGGTTACAACAAAGAACAGAG GACTCAGATAACCTCTGGTGGGACGCGTTCGCGACAGAATTCTTCGAAGATGACGCCACGCTGACCCTCACATTTTGTTTAGAAGATGGACCTAAAAGatata CAATAGGAAGGACGCTGATCCCGCGCTACTTCCGAAGCATATACGAGGGCGGCGTCTCGGAGCTGTACTACACGATGCGGCAACCCAAGGAGTCGTTCCACAACACCAGCATCACGCTGGACTGCGACCACTGCACCATGGTCACGCACCACGGGAAACCCATGTTCACTAAG GTATGCACAGAAGGCCGGCTAATCCTCGAGTTCACCTTCGACGACCTGATGCGCATCAAGTCGTGGCACCTGGCGGTCCGCGCGCACCGCGAGCTGATCCCGCGGCAG GCGGTGCACCCGCCCGACCACGCGGCGTTGGATCAGCTGTCCAAGAATATTACGAGGCAGGGGATCACGAACTCTACGCTTAACTATTTGAGG TTATGCGTGATCCTGGAGCCGATGCAAGAGCTGATGTCGCGGCACAAGGCGTACGCGCTGTCGCCGCGAGACTGCCTCAAGACCACGCTGTTCCAGAAGTGGCAGCGCATGGTCGCACCCCCCG AGTCGCAGCGGCCGGCCAGCAAGCGACGCAAGCGGAAGGGCAGCGCGGGCGCCAacgccgcgccccccgcgccagCTAAGAAGCGCTCGCCCGGACCCAACTTCTCGTTGGCTTCACAG GACGTGATGGTAGTCGGCGAGCCGTCGCTAATGGGCGGCGAATTCGGCGACGAAGATGAGAGACTCATCACCCGGCTCGAGAACACCCAGTATGAGGGCGAGGGCGTCGAGTGGagcgccccgccccccgcctcCCCCGCCAAAACACCGCCCGGCACGCACTGA
- the LOC105392613 gene encoding LIM domain-binding protein 2 isoform X2: MRKKGNRNIMSVGLQRRVPALDEAGGGVPAAWKSNNDSPFPTFAPPAGSPAGPAFAASPAPSTPGPAGFGGPPYAAPGPFGSPSARPGSGGGFPPGPPQQGHFPGPGFAPPGSPFHPHAPHPPMPPHPHMMAPLPPPVDRRHAPYFGQPDYRVYELNKRLQQRTEDSDNLWWDAFATEFFEDDATLTLTFCLEDGPKRYTIGRTLIPRYFRSIYEGGVSELYYTMRQPKESFHNTSITLDCDHCTMVTHHGKPMFTKVCTEGRLILEFTFDDLMRIKSWHLAVRAHRELIPRQAVHPPDHAALDQLSKNITRQGITNSTLNYLRLCVILEPMQELMSRHKAYALSPRDCLKTTLFQKWQRMVAPPESQRPASKRRKRKGSAGANAAPPAPAKKRSPGPNFSLASQDVMVVGEPSLMGGEFGDEDERLITRLENTQYEGEGVEWSAPPPASPAKTPPGTH; this comes from the exons ATGTCGGTGGGCCTCCAGCGGCGCGTGCCGGCCCTCGACGAGGCCGGGGGCGGAGTGCCGGCGGCATGGAAGAGCAACAACGACTCCCCGTTCCCGACCTTCGCGCCGCCGGCCGGGTCGCCAGCCGGCCCGGCGTTCGCGGCGTCCCCCGCGCCGTCGACCCCCGGCCCGGCGGGGTTCGGGGGGCCGCCGTACGCCGCGCCCGGCCCGTTCGGGTCGCCGTCGGCGCGGCCCGGCTCCGGCGGCGGCTTCCCCCCGGGCCCCCCGCAGCAGGGCCACTTCCCGGGCCCGGGGTTCGCGCCGCCGGGGTCGCCGTTCCACCCGCACGCGCCGCACCCGCCCATGCCGCCGCATCCGCACATGATGGCGCCGCTGCCGCCCCCTGTTGACAG GAGGCACGCACCATATTTTGGACAACCAGACTACAGAGTTTATGAACTTAATAAACGGTTACAACAAAGAACAGAG GACTCAGATAACCTCTGGTGGGACGCGTTCGCGACAGAATTCTTCGAAGATGACGCCACGCTGACCCTCACATTTTGTTTAGAAGATGGACCTAAAAGatata CAATAGGAAGGACGCTGATCCCGCGCTACTTCCGAAGCATATACGAGGGCGGCGTCTCGGAGCTGTACTACACGATGCGGCAACCCAAGGAGTCGTTCCACAACACCAGCATCACGCTGGACTGCGACCACTGCACCATG GTCACGCACCACGGGAAACCTATGTTTACTAAG GTATGCACAGAAGGCCGGCTAATCCTCGAGTTCACCTTCGACGACCTGATGCGCATCAAGTCGTGGCACCTGGCGGTCCGCGCGCACCGCGAGCTGATCCCGCGGCAGGCGGTGCACCCGCCCGACCACGCCGCCCTGGATCAGTTGTCCAAGAATATTACGAGGCAGGGGATCACCAACTCTACGCTTAACTATTTGAGG TTATGCGTGATCCTGGAGCCGATGCAAGAGCTGATGTCGCGGCACAAGGCGTACGCGCTGTCGCCGCGAGACTGCCTCAAGACCACGCTGTTCCAGAAGTGGCAGCGCATGGTCGCACCCCCCG AGTCGCAGCGGCCGGCCAGCAAGCGACGCAAGCGGAAGGGCAGCGCGGGCGCCAacgccgcgccccccgcgccagCTAAGAAGCGCTCGCCCGGACCCAACTTCTCGTTGGCTTCACAG GACGTGATGGTAGTCGGCGAGCCGTCGCTAATGGGCGGCGAATTCGGCGACGAAGATGAGAGACTCATCACCCGGCTCGAGAACACCCAGTATGAGGGCGAGGGCGTCGAGTGGagcgccccgccccccgcctcCCCCGCCAAAACACCGCCCGGCACGCACTGA
- the LOC105392613 gene encoding LIM domain-binding protein 2 isoform X1, producing the protein MRKKGNRNIMSVGLQRRVPALDEAGGGVPAAWKSNNDSPFPTFAPPAGSPAGPAFAASPAPSTPGPAGFGGPPYAAPGPFGSPSARPGSGGGFPPGPPQQGHFPGPGFAPPGSPFHPHAPHPPMPPHPHMMAPLPPPVDRRHAPYFGQPDYRVYELNKRLQQRTEDSDNLWWDAFATEFFEDDATLTLTFCLEDGPKRYTIGRTLIPRYFRSIYEGGVSELYYTMRQPKESFHNTSITLDCDHCTMVTHHGKPMFTKVCTEGRLILEFTFDDLMRIKSWHLAVRAHRELIPRQAVHPPDHAALDQLSKNITRQGITNSTLNYLRLCVILEPMQELMSRHKAYALSPRDCLKTTLFQKWQRMVAPPESQRPASKRRKRKGSAGANAAPPAPAKKRSPGPNFSLASQDVMVVGEPSLMGGEFGDEDERLITRLENTQYEGEGVEWSAPPPASPAKTPPGTH; encoded by the exons ATGTCGGTGGGCCTCCAGCGGCGCGTGCCGGCCCTCGACGAGGCCGGGGGCGGAGTGCCGGCGGCATGGAAGAGCAACAACGACTCCCCGTTCCCGACCTTCGCGCCGCCGGCCGGGTCGCCAGCCGGCCCGGCGTTCGCGGCGTCCCCCGCGCCGTCGACCCCCGGCCCGGCGGGGTTCGGGGGGCCGCCGTACGCCGCGCCCGGCCCGTTCGGGTCGCCGTCGGCGCGGCCCGGCTCCGGCGGCGGCTTCCCCCCGGGCCCCCCGCAGCAGGGCCACTTCCCGGGCCCGGGGTTCGCGCCGCCGGGGTCGCCGTTCCACCCGCACGCGCCGCACCCGCCCATGCCGCCGCATCCGCACATGATGGCGCCGCTGCCGCCCCCTGTTGACAG GAGGCACGCACCATATTTTGGACAACCAGACTACAGAGTTTATGAACTTAATAAACGGTTACAACAAAGAACAGAG GACTCAGATAACCTCTGGTGGGACGCGTTCGCGACAGAATTCTTCGAAGATGACGCCACGCTGACCCTCACATTTTGTTTAGAAGATGGACCTAAAAGatata CAATAGGAAGGACGCTGATCCCGCGCTACTTCCGAAGCATATACGAGGGCGGCGTCTCGGAGCTGTACTACACGATGCGGCAACCCAAGGAGTCGTTCCACAACACCAGCATCACGCTGGACTGCGACCACTGCACCATGGTCACGCACCACGGGAAACCCATGTTCACTAAG GTATGCACAGAAGGCCGGCTAATCCTCGAGTTCACCTTCGACGACCTGATGCGCATCAAGTCGTGGCACCTGGCGGTCCGCGCGCACCGCGAGCTGATCCCGCGGCAGGCGGTGCACCCGCCCGACCACGCCGCCCTGGATCAGTTGTCCAAGAATATTACGAGGCAGGGGATCACCAACTCTACGCTTAACTATTTGAGG TTATGCGTGATCCTGGAGCCGATGCAAGAGCTGATGTCGCGGCACAAGGCGTACGCGCTGTCGCCGCGAGACTGCCTCAAGACCACGCTGTTCCAGAAGTGGCAGCGCATGGTCGCACCCCCCG AGTCGCAGCGGCCGGCCAGCAAGCGACGCAAGCGGAAGGGCAGCGCGGGCGCCAacgccgcgccccccgcgccagCTAAGAAGCGCTCGCCCGGACCCAACTTCTCGTTGGCTTCACAG GACGTGATGGTAGTCGGCGAGCCGTCGCTAATGGGCGGCGAATTCGGCGACGAAGATGAGAGACTCATCACCCGGCTCGAGAACACCCAGTATGAGGGCGAGGGCGTCGAGTGGagcgccccgccccccgcctcCCCCGCCAAAACACCGCCCGGCACGCACTGA
- the LOC105392613 gene encoding LIM domain-binding protein 2 isoform X5, which translates to MPVALGSLGGDGEFREYAHHLSPLHPPHLQYHEYAPPPPPLYHPIPDPYYGRRHAPYFGQPDYRVYELNKRLQQRTEDSDNLWWDAFATEFFEDDATLTLTFCLEDGPKRYTIGRTLIPRYFRSIYEGGVSELYYTMRQPKESFHNTSITLDCDHCTMVTHHGKPMFTKVCTEGRLILEFTFDDLMRIKSWHLAVRAHRELIPRQAVHPPDHAALDQLSKNITRQGITNSTLNYLRLCVILEPMQELMSRHKAYALSPRDCLKTTLFQKWQRMVAPPESQRPASKRRKRKGSAGANAAPPAPAKKRSPGPNFSLASQDVMVVGEPSLMGGEFGDEDERLITRLENTQYEGEGVEWSAPPPASPAKTPPGTH; encoded by the exons ATGCCCGTGGCGCTGGGCTCGCTCGGCGGCGATGGCGAGTTCCGGGAATACGCCCACCACCTCTCGCCGCTCCACCCGCCGCATCTGCAGTACCACGAGTatgcgccgccaccgccgccgcttTACCATCCTATACCGGACCCGTACTACGGCAG GAGGCACGCACCATATTTTGGACAACCAGACTACAGAGTTTATGAACTTAATAAACGGTTACAACAAAGAACAGAG GACTCAGATAACCTCTGGTGGGACGCGTTCGCGACAGAATTCTTCGAAGATGACGCCACGCTGACCCTCACATTTTGTTTAGAAGATGGACCTAAAAGatata CAATAGGAAGGACGCTGATCCCGCGCTACTTCCGAAGCATATACGAGGGCGGCGTCTCGGAGCTGTACTACACGATGCGGCAACCCAAGGAGTCGTTCCACAACACCAGCATCACGCTGGACTGCGACCACTGCACCATGGTCACGCACCACGGGAAACCCATGTTCACTAAG GTATGCACAGAAGGCCGGCTAATCCTCGAGTTCACCTTCGACGACCTGATGCGCATCAAGTCGTGGCACCTGGCGGTCCGCGCGCACCGCGAGCTGATCCCGCGGCAGGCGGTGCACCCGCCCGACCACGCCGCCCTGGATCAGTTGTCCAAGAATATTACGAGGCAGGGGATCACCAACTCTACGCTTAACTATTTGAGG TTATGCGTGATCCTGGAGCCGATGCAAGAGCTGATGTCGCGGCACAAGGCGTACGCGCTGTCGCCGCGAGACTGCCTCAAGACCACGCTGTTCCAGAAGTGGCAGCGCATGGTCGCACCCCCCG AGTCGCAGCGGCCGGCCAGCAAGCGACGCAAGCGGAAGGGCAGCGCGGGCGCCAacgccgcgccccccgcgccagCTAAGAAGCGCTCGCCCGGACCCAACTTCTCGTTGGCTTCACAG GACGTGATGGTAGTCGGCGAGCCGTCGCTAATGGGCGGCGAATTCGGCGACGAAGATGAGAGACTCATCACCCGGCTCGAGAACACCCAGTATGAGGGCGAGGGCGTCGAGTGGagcgccccgccccccgcctcCCCCGCCAAAACACCGCCCGGCACGCACTGA
- the LOC105392613 gene encoding LIM domain-binding protein 2 isoform X4, with protein sequence MSVGLQRRVPALDEAGGGVPAAWKSNNDSPFPTFAPPAGSPAGPAFAASPAPSTPGPAGFGGPPYAAPGPFGSPSARPGSGGGFPPGPPQQGHFPGPGFAPPGSPFHPHAPHPPMPPHPHMMAPLPPPVDRRHAPYFGQPDYRVYELNKRLQQRTEDSDNLWWDAFATEFFEDDATLTLTFCLEDGPKRYTIGRTLIPRYFRSIYEGGVSELYYTMRQPKESFHNTSITLDCDHCTMVTHHGKPMFTKVCTEGRLILEFTFDDLMRIKSWHLAVRAHRELIPRQAVHPPDHAALDQLSKNITRQGITNSTLNYLRLCVILEPMQELMSRHKAYALSPRDCLKTTLFQKWQRMVAPPESQRPASKRRKRKGSAGANAAPPAPAKKRSPGPNFSLASQDVMVVGEPSLMGGEFGDEDERLITRLENTQYEGEGVEWSAPPPASPAKTPPGTH encoded by the exons ATGTCGGTGGGCCTCCAGCGGCGCGTGCCGGCCCTCGACGAGGCCGGGGGCGGAGTGCCGGCGGCATGGAAGAGCAACAACGACTCCCCGTTCCCGACCTTCGCGCCGCCGGCCGGGTCGCCAGCCGGCCCGGCGTTCGCGGCGTCCCCCGCGCCGTCGACCCCCGGCCCGGCGGGGTTCGGGGGGCCGCCGTACGCCGCGCCCGGCCCGTTCGGGTCGCCGTCGGCGCGGCCCGGCTCCGGCGGCGGCTTCCCCCCGGGCCCCCCGCAGCAGGGCCACTTCCCGGGCCCGGGGTTCGCGCCGCCGGGGTCGCCGTTCCACCCGCACGCGCCGCACCCGCCCATGCCGCCGCATCCGCACATGATGGCGCCGCTGCCGCCCCCTGTTGACAG GAGGCACGCACCATATTTTGGACAACCAGACTACAGAGTTTATGAACTTAATAAACGGTTACAACAAAGAACAGAG GACTCAGATAACCTCTGGTGGGACGCGTTCGCGACAGAATTCTTCGAAGATGACGCCACGCTGACCCTCACATTTTGTTTAGAAGATGGACCTAAAAGatata CAATAGGAAGGACGCTGATCCCGCGCTACTTCCGAAGCATATACGAGGGCGGCGTCTCGGAGCTGTACTACACGATGCGGCAACCCAAGGAGTCGTTCCACAACACCAGCATCACGCTGGACTGCGACCACTGCACCATGGTCACGCACCACGGGAAACCCATGTTCACTAAG GTATGCACAGAAGGCCGGCTAATCCTCGAGTTCACCTTCGACGACCTGATGCGCATCAAGTCGTGGCACCTGGCGGTCCGCGCGCACCGCGAGCTGATCCCGCGGCAGGCGGTGCACCCGCCCGACCACGCCGCCCTGGATCAGTTGTCCAAGAATATTACGAGGCAGGGGATCACCAACTCTACGCTTAACTATTTGAGG TTATGCGTGATCCTGGAGCCGATGCAAGAGCTGATGTCGCGGCACAAGGCGTACGCGCTGTCGCCGCGAGACTGCCTCAAGACCACGCTGTTCCAGAAGTGGCAGCGCATGGTCGCACCCCCCG AGTCGCAGCGGCCGGCCAGCAAGCGACGCAAGCGGAAGGGCAGCGCGGGCGCCAacgccgcgccccccgcgccagCTAAGAAGCGCTCGCCCGGACCCAACTTCTCGTTGGCTTCACAG GACGTGATGGTAGTCGGCGAGCCGTCGCTAATGGGCGGCGAATTCGGCGACGAAGATGAGAGACTCATCACCCGGCTCGAGAACACCCAGTATGAGGGCGAGGGCGTCGAGTGGagcgccccgccccccgcctcCCCCGCCAAAACACCGCCCGGCACGCACTGA